CATTTAGTTGCAGTCCAATATTTTGAAGATGCAGCAAAACTTCTTCCATAGATCCTCTCTCGATTTGGTACACTTAACAGCTACCCCCTTTATATCTAATGATTTCATTATCAGGGTTTTTAAACCTTTTTTGTAGTGGAAATTATTGTTAATATTTTCGCTTTGCAGAGTAAAACTTCGCCACAAAGGAAATATTAGTTTTAGAATAAATTGCTGGGAGGCTCATTATGTTTGCACAAATGAAAGCAGCATGCTTTTCAGAATATGACAAACTTGAACAAGTGGTGTTATGTGAACCGAAGTACATGACGATTGTGGATACTATTAACGAAACACAGAAGCATTATAAAAAAGAAGGAATTAATATCGACGTGGCGATGAAACAGCACAGGCACTTTGTCAGTGCATTGAAGGATCAGGGGATCGAAGTCGTTTTACTGCCCCCGTTTGAAAAATACCCTGAGCAGGTTTTTACCCGTGACATCGGATTTACGCTTGGAGAAAAGGTGTATGTTGCCGAAATGGCAGCTGATATCCGGCAGGGGGAGGAAAATGTTCTGAAACAATGGCTGGAAGTAAATCAGGTTCCTTTTTACAACCTTACGGGTGATCGTATAGAAGGAGGTGACGTTCTCATCGATGGCAAAACTATATATGCCGGAGTCAGCAGCCGGACCCACGAGGAAGCAATAGAGCACCTTCGCAGCCTTATGCCTGAATATGAAGTCATATCCATCCCCTTCACTGATACATATCTTCACCTTGATTGTGTATTTAATATCATTTCACCGGAGGAAGCTCTAATTTTTCCAGGAGAGATTCACGGGGAAAAAGTAAAAATGCTGGAATCGCGCTATGATTTAATAAAAGTGACGGAAGAGGAGCAATTCACACTCGGAACGAATGTCCTCTCAATTGGCAATAAAAAAGTATTTAGTCTTCCCGTTAATAAAAATGTCAATAAAGAGCTGAGGGCTAGAGGCTACGAGGTTATCGAGGTGGATATCACAGAAATCATTAAATCAGGAGGAGCCTTCCGCTGCTGTACTATGCCGGTTAGGCGGAGTAAAGGATAGGTCACCTGCTTCAAAGGTCTAGGTTAAATGATTATCGATTCCTTGGAAACCGCTTTTTTGTGACTAACTTTTCAGTTTAGGCGTTATTCGCACTAAAAACTAAAAAAC
Above is a genomic segment from Cytobacillus sp. FSL H8-0458 containing:
- a CDS encoding dimethylarginine dimethylaminohydrolase family protein, whose protein sequence is MFAQMKAACFSEYDKLEQVVLCEPKYMTIVDTINETQKHYKKEGINIDVAMKQHRHFVSALKDQGIEVVLLPPFEKYPEQVFTRDIGFTLGEKVYVAEMAADIRQGEENVLKQWLEVNQVPFYNLTGDRIEGGDVLIDGKTIYAGVSSRTHEEAIEHLRSLMPEYEVISIPFTDTYLHLDCVFNIISPEEALIFPGEIHGEKVKMLESRYDLIKVTEEEQFTLGTNVLSIGNKKVFSLPVNKNVNKELRARGYEVIEVDITEIIKSGGAFRCCTMPVRRSKG